The following are from one region of the Salvia splendens isolate huo1 chromosome 2, SspV2, whole genome shotgun sequence genome:
- the LOC121783156 gene encoding zinc finger CCCH domain-containing protein 6-like isoform X2, with protein MGALRASGGEYPERVGQPICQYYMRAGMCKYGGSCKYHHPKQGVGSSAPVALNFYGYPLRPGEKECSYYVKTGQCKFGVTCKFHHPQLAGIPMPAPGPGSFTASAAMPTPAMYPTGPSPSHQSSQQYGVIQGNWQVARPSMLHGSYVPGSYGPMIFPPGVVPVPGWTPYSAPVSPAASPSTQQTIGAGPVYGITQLSPSAAAYTGPYLSITSSAGPSSSIQKEQAFPERPGQPECQYYLRNGDCKFGATCKYHHPPEWSASRANYILSPMGLPLRPGAPLCSHYAQNGVCKFGPSCKFDHPMRSLSYSPSASSLTDMPVAPYPVGSTIAILAPSSSSSDLRPELLSGFSKNPLSSQMSSLSSSSASVGSVFSNTEALPQSSVQQSGQGSVSSSGGSSASPGGEAHTSS; from the exons TACTACATGCGGGCAGGAATGTGTAAATATGGTGGTTCCTGCAAGTATCATCATCCAAAGCAAGGAGTTGGATCTTCAGCCCCCGTGGCACTGAATTTTTATGGATATCCTCTGCGACCG GGAGAAAAGGAATGTTCATATTATGTAAAGACAGGTCAGTGCAAGTTTGGCGTCACCTGTAAATTTCATCATCCACAGCTGGCCGGGATACCAATGCCAGCCCCTGGTCCTGGGTCTTTCACTGCTTCAGCAGCTATGCCAACACCAGCTATGTATCCAACTGGACCGTCTCCCAGCCATCAATCTTCTCAACAATATGGGGTTATTCAAGGCAACTGGCAAGTTGCCAGGCCTTCCATGCTTCACGGCTCTTATGTTCCTGGAAGTTATGGTCCCATGATCTTTCCCCCTGGAGTCGTTCCTGTTCCTGGCTGGACTCCCTATTCG GCACCTGTTAGTCCGGCAGCCTCACCAAGTACTCAGCAAACAATTGGGGCAGGCCCGGTTTATGGGATAACACAATTGTCTCCTTCCGCTGCTGCCTATACAGGACCATACCTTTCCATTACATCTTCTGCTGGCCCCTCAAGCAGCATTCAAAAAGAACAAGCATTTCCGGAAAGACCTGGCCAACCAGAATGTCAGTACTATCTAAGGAATGGGGACTGTAAATTCGGAGCTACATGTAAATATCATCATCCACCTGAGTGGAGTGCATCAAGGGCCAATTACATACTTAGCCCAATGGGTCTACCACTACGCCCA GGTGCACCTCTTTGTTCTCACTATGCACAGAATGGAGTGTGCAAATTCGGGCCCTCGTGCAAATTTGATCATCCGATGAGATCTCTGAGCTACAGCCCTTCTGCATCCTCTCTGACCGACATGCCAGTTGCTCCTTACCCGGTGGGATCCACAATTGCAATTCTGGCCCCATCATCCTCATCATCAGATCTAAGGCCCGAGCTGCTTTCTGGGTTCAGCAAAAACCCACTGTCGTCACAAATGTCTTCTTTGAGCAGCTCAAGTGCATCAGTTGGCTCAGTATTCTCAAACACTGAGGCTCTTCCTCAGTCATCTGTTCAGCAGTCTGGGCAGGGATCGGTGTCTTCAAGTGGTGGCAGTAGTGCAAGTCCTGGTGGTGAGGCACACACATCAAGCTGA
- the LOC121793136 gene encoding ethylene-responsive transcription factor ERF086-like, which yields MSSLKPSHEKPFTLFEPILTDTGFTLLQRNTAAAAQPGYRRGRKKQAEPGRFLGVRRRPWGRYAAEIRDPTTKERHWLGTFDTAQEAALAYDRAALSIKGTQARTNFIYSDQTTFHSPFQLQSFFHPSPTQTTKHHATSTASLEIPRGPVQPGHDTCHESCSPNDDHFFNLSKSDTSSGYLDCIVPNNYLNPSPTSSSKNKETTFSSSDSAAAAWSLDHTYADVSTYQEFEYGMWDSQQQWELSSCELSAMINNPINMEENRGDFDEIMSNAVTSSNAAASFFPCFGDLADMGQGQSLF from the coding sequence ATGTCATCACTTAAACCCTCCCATGAAAAGCCCTTCACCCTCTTTGAGCCCATCCTCACTGACACAGGCTTCACACTCCTCCAGCGCAACACGGCAGCAGCGGCGCAGCCGGGCTACCGCCGCGGCCGCAAGAAGCAGGCGGAGCCGGGGCGCTTCCTCGGGGTGAGGAGGCGCCCATGGGGCCGGTACGCAGCCGAGATCAGGGACCCCACCACCAAGGAGAGGCACTGGCTGGGCACCTTTGACACTGCCCAAGAGGCAGCATTGGCCTATGACAGGGCAGCCCTCTCCATCAAAGGCACACAAGCAAGAACCAACTTCATCTACTCTGATCAAACCACTTTCCACTCTCCCTTCCAGCTCCAATCCTTCTTCCACCCATCACCAACACAAACCACCAAACACCATGCCACCAGCACTGCGAGCCTCGAGATTCCTCGGGGCCCGGTCCAGCCGGGGCACGACACGTGTCATGAATCATGTTCACCCAATGATGATCATTTCTTCAACTTGTCCAAATCTGACACAAGCTCTGGCTACTTGGACTGCATTGTCCCAAACAACTACTTGAACCCTTCTCCAACCTCCTCAAGCAAGAATAAAGAAACCACCTTCTCATCCTCCGATTCGGCTGCGGCGGCATGGAGCCTTGATCACACATATGCAGATGTTTCTACATACCAAGAATTTGAATATGGAATGTGGGACAGCCAGCAGCAGTGGGAGCTGAGTTCTTGTGAGCTCTCAGCAATGATTAACAATCCAATTAATATGGAAGAGAACAGGGGAGATTTTGATGAAATTATGAGTAATGCAGTAACTAGTAGTAATGCTGCTGCATCTTTCTTTCCTTGTTTTGGGGATTTAGCTGACATGGGACAGGGACAGTCTCTATTTTGA
- the LOC121783182 gene encoding acyl-CoA-binding domain-containing protein 6-like isoform X1 has protein sequence MFGFSRRRMKLGRLKVQLSDTAQGTRSPIRPNKRFNSSNGEGVAAANSEADDLNFHSSSSGTELNNCASGGSENWMVLSISGEKPTPRFNHAAAVIGNKMVVVGGESSNGLLEDVQVLSFDRFSWTPVSSKLYLSPTSLPLKIPACKGHVLVPWGKKVLLIGGKTESVSDRVSVWAFDMEAECWSLIEAKGDIPTARSGHTVVRANSVLILFGGDDTKRRKLNDLHMFDLKSLTWLPLHCTGPRPCSRSNHIAALYNDKILFVFGGASKSRTLNDLYSLDFEAMVWTRIKVHGFHPSPRAGCSGALCGTKWYITGGGSKKKRPAETLIFDVLKYTWSVAVASLPSSITTNKGFSLVLVQHKERDFLVAFGGTKKDPSNQVEVLIMEKVESSMIRRSTLSKVAGTLLSENNNSNNSTSIGLSTQPGNASISSNFDTVSKINLASAIEQHGSGRKSLSESLLVDPNSATGNVSLRKQFYNEETVEVTTTKSLEDKKSFRLMEQATKPLDSGAGNAEEASPMAESGKLSFDKQGRGSLGLEGEELLCQETNCISMTTDSSGVCQTHGAKLASLLRKNSLLEGQLAAAIAAREAVEKNSSSANKSRQEMENRLGDAMKEMELLKEKLTSIELAQEEANSLSNIVHSDNVRLEHDVAFLKAVLDDTQKELHSTRGVLAGERARAFQLQVEVFHLKQRLQSLETRAPTPRKPYQM, from the exons ATGTTTGGATTTTCGAGAAGAAGAATGAAGCTTGGAAG ATTAAAGGTTCAACTCTCCGACACTGCACAGGGGACGAGAAGTCCGATAAGGCCCAATAAGAGATTTAATAGTTCCAAT GGAGAAGGTGTTGCAGCTGCAAATAGTGAAGCTGATGATCTGAATTTCCATTCTTCATCTAGTGGGACGGAGCTTAACAACTGCGCTTCAGGTGGCTCTGAGAATTGGATGGTTCTTTCCATCAGCGGAGAGAAGCCTACTCCCCGGTTCAAT CATGCAGCTGCAGTCATAGGGAACAAGATGGTCGTCGTTGGCGGTGAATCTTCAAATGGGTTGCTGGAAGATGTCCAG GTACTCAGTTTTGACAGATTTTCGTGGACTCCTGTTTCGTCAAAGCTTTACCTTTCTCCTACTAGCCTTCCTCTAAAAATTCCAGCATGCAAAGGCCACGTATTG GTTCCTTGGGGCAAGAAAGTGCTTCTTATTGGAGGGAAAACCGAATCAGTGAGCGACAGAGTGTCAG TCTGGGCGTTTGACATGGAAGCAGAATGTTGGTCACTTATTGAAGCGAAGGGAGACATTCCG ACTGCACGTAGTGGGCATACAGTTGTTAGGGCAAACTCCGTACTAATTCTATTTGGAGGTGACGATACAAAAAGGAGGAAACTCAACGATCTCCATATGTTTGATCTAAAATCTCTAACGTGGCTTCCTCTTCATTGCAC GGGCCCAAGACCATGCTCAAGATCAAATCATATTGCTGCTCTTTATAATGACAAAATACTCTTTGTTTTTGGTGGGGCATCAAAATCTAGAACCTTGAATGACTTGTACTCTCTTGACTTCGAGGCG ATGGTATGGACAAGAATCAAAGTGCACGGATTTCACCCATCGCCTAGAGCTGGTTGTAGTGGAGCGCTCTGTGGAACAAAGTGGTACATCACGGGTGGTGGTAGCAAGAAAAAAA GGCCTGCAGAGACCTTGATATTTGATGTTTTGAAGTATACTTGGTCAGTTGCTGTTGCATCGCTTCCATCTTCTATCACTACAAACAAG GGTTTTAGTCTCGTTCTTGTGCAGCATAAGGAACGAGATTTCCTTGTTGCATTTGGTGGTACCAAGAAAGATCCATCAAACCAG GTTGAAGTACTTATCATGGAAAAGGTTGAATCATCAATGATCCGAAGATCGACTTTGAGTAAAGTTGCCGGAACCTTGTTGTCCGAGAACAACAACAGTAATAACTCAACCTCCATAGGATTGTCAACTCAACCAGGCAATGCTTCTATTAGTAGCAACTTTGATACTGTCTCGAAAATTAATTTGGCATCAGCCATCGAACAACATGGATCTGGTCGGAAATCCCTATCAGAATCCTTACTTGTCGACCCAAACTCTGCCACTGGAAACGTCTCTCTTCGCAAACAATTTTATAACGAGGAGACTGTGGAGGTGACTACCACAAAGAGCTTAGAAGACAAAAAATCATTTCGG TTGATGGAACAAGCCACAAAACCATTGGACTCTGGTGCTGGAAATGCAGAAGAAGCATCGCCCATGGCTGAATCTGGTAAACTGAGTTTTGATAAACAAGGAAGGGGaagtttaggattagaaggtGAAGAACTCTTATGTCAAGAAACCAACTGTATATCAATGACAACAGATTCATCAGGTGTATGCCAGACACACGGGGCAAAACTAGCCAGCCTTTTAAGAAAGAACAGCCTTCTTGAAGGACAATTGGCAGCTGCAATAGCTGCTCGCGAAGCAGTTGAGAAGAACTCATCGTCTGCCAACAAAAGTCGACAGGAGATGGAGAATAGATTGGGAGACGCAATGAAGGAAATGGAGTTGCTTAAAGAGAAGCTAACCAGTATTGAGTTGGCACAGGAGGAGGCTAACAGCCTCTCTAACATCGTCCACTCTGACAACGTGAGGCTAGAGCATGATGTGGCTTTCCTCAAGGCTGTCTTGGATGATACACAAAAG GAACTACATTCGACTAGAGGGGTCCTTGCTGGGGAGCGTGCAAGAGCATTCCAGCTACAG GTCGAAGTATTCCATCTGAAACAGAGGTTACAGTCACTCGAGACTCGAGCACCAACACCTAGGAAACCTTATCAGATGTAG
- the LOC121783182 gene encoding acyl-CoA-binding domain-containing protein 6-like isoform X2, translating to MFGFSRRRMKLGRLKVQLSDTAQGTRSPIRPNKRFNSSNGEGVAAANSEADDLNFHSSSSGTELNNCASGGSENWMVLSISGEKPTPRFNHAAAVIGNKMVVVGGESSNGLLEDVQVLSFDRFSWTPVSSKLYLSPTSLPLKIPACKGHVLVPWGKKVLLIGGKTESVSDRVSVWAFDMEAECWSLIEAKGDIPTARSGHTVVRANSVLILFGGDDTKRRKLNDLHMFDLKSLTWLPLHCTGPRPCSRSNHIAALYNDKILFVFGGASKSRTLNDLYSLDFEAMVWTRIKVHGFHPSPRAGCSGALCGTKWYITGGGSKKKRPAETLIFDVLKYTWSVAVASLPSSITTNKGFSLVLVQHKERDFLVAFGGTKKDPSNQVEVLIMEKVESSMIRRSTLSKVAGTLLSENNNSNNSTSIGLSTQPGNASISSNFDTVSKINLASAIEQHGSGRKSLSESLLVDPNSATGNVSLRKQFYNEETVEVTTTKSLEDKKSFRLMEQATKPLDSGAGNAEEASPMAESDSSGVCQTHGAKLASLLRKNSLLEGQLAAAIAAREAVEKNSSSANKSRQEMENRLGDAMKEMELLKEKLTSIELAQEEANSLSNIVHSDNVRLEHDVAFLKAVLDDTQKELHSTRGVLAGERARAFQLQVEVFHLKQRLQSLETRAPTPRKPYQM from the exons ATGTTTGGATTTTCGAGAAGAAGAATGAAGCTTGGAAG ATTAAAGGTTCAACTCTCCGACACTGCACAGGGGACGAGAAGTCCGATAAGGCCCAATAAGAGATTTAATAGTTCCAAT GGAGAAGGTGTTGCAGCTGCAAATAGTGAAGCTGATGATCTGAATTTCCATTCTTCATCTAGTGGGACGGAGCTTAACAACTGCGCTTCAGGTGGCTCTGAGAATTGGATGGTTCTTTCCATCAGCGGAGAGAAGCCTACTCCCCGGTTCAAT CATGCAGCTGCAGTCATAGGGAACAAGATGGTCGTCGTTGGCGGTGAATCTTCAAATGGGTTGCTGGAAGATGTCCAG GTACTCAGTTTTGACAGATTTTCGTGGACTCCTGTTTCGTCAAAGCTTTACCTTTCTCCTACTAGCCTTCCTCTAAAAATTCCAGCATGCAAAGGCCACGTATTG GTTCCTTGGGGCAAGAAAGTGCTTCTTATTGGAGGGAAAACCGAATCAGTGAGCGACAGAGTGTCAG TCTGGGCGTTTGACATGGAAGCAGAATGTTGGTCACTTATTGAAGCGAAGGGAGACATTCCG ACTGCACGTAGTGGGCATACAGTTGTTAGGGCAAACTCCGTACTAATTCTATTTGGAGGTGACGATACAAAAAGGAGGAAACTCAACGATCTCCATATGTTTGATCTAAAATCTCTAACGTGGCTTCCTCTTCATTGCAC GGGCCCAAGACCATGCTCAAGATCAAATCATATTGCTGCTCTTTATAATGACAAAATACTCTTTGTTTTTGGTGGGGCATCAAAATCTAGAACCTTGAATGACTTGTACTCTCTTGACTTCGAGGCG ATGGTATGGACAAGAATCAAAGTGCACGGATTTCACCCATCGCCTAGAGCTGGTTGTAGTGGAGCGCTCTGTGGAACAAAGTGGTACATCACGGGTGGTGGTAGCAAGAAAAAAA GGCCTGCAGAGACCTTGATATTTGATGTTTTGAAGTATACTTGGTCAGTTGCTGTTGCATCGCTTCCATCTTCTATCACTACAAACAAG GGTTTTAGTCTCGTTCTTGTGCAGCATAAGGAACGAGATTTCCTTGTTGCATTTGGTGGTACCAAGAAAGATCCATCAAACCAG GTTGAAGTACTTATCATGGAAAAGGTTGAATCATCAATGATCCGAAGATCGACTTTGAGTAAAGTTGCCGGAACCTTGTTGTCCGAGAACAACAACAGTAATAACTCAACCTCCATAGGATTGTCAACTCAACCAGGCAATGCTTCTATTAGTAGCAACTTTGATACTGTCTCGAAAATTAATTTGGCATCAGCCATCGAACAACATGGATCTGGTCGGAAATCCCTATCAGAATCCTTACTTGTCGACCCAAACTCTGCCACTGGAAACGTCTCTCTTCGCAAACAATTTTATAACGAGGAGACTGTGGAGGTGACTACCACAAAGAGCTTAGAAGACAAAAAATCATTTCGG TTGATGGAACAAGCCACAAAACCATTGGACTCTGGTGCTGGAAATGCAGAAGAAGCATCGCCCATGGCTGAATCTG ATTCATCAGGTGTATGCCAGACACACGGGGCAAAACTAGCCAGCCTTTTAAGAAAGAACAGCCTTCTTGAAGGACAATTGGCAGCTGCAATAGCTGCTCGCGAAGCAGTTGAGAAGAACTCATCGTCTGCCAACAAAAGTCGACAGGAGATGGAGAATAGATTGGGAGACGCAATGAAGGAAATGGAGTTGCTTAAAGAGAAGCTAACCAGTATTGAGTTGGCACAGGAGGAGGCTAACAGCCTCTCTAACATCGTCCACTCTGACAACGTGAGGCTAGAGCATGATGTGGCTTTCCTCAAGGCTGTCTTGGATGATACACAAAAG GAACTACATTCGACTAGAGGGGTCCTTGCTGGGGAGCGTGCAAGAGCATTCCAGCTACAG GTCGAAGTATTCCATCTGAAACAGAGGTTACAGTCACTCGAGACTCGAGCACCAACACCTAGGAAACCTTATCAGATGTAG
- the LOC121783182 gene encoding acyl-CoA-binding domain-containing protein 6-like isoform X3 — protein MVVVGGESSNGLLEDVQVLSFDRFSWTPVSSKLYLSPTSLPLKIPACKGHVLVPWGKKVLLIGGKTESVSDRVSVWAFDMEAECWSLIEAKGDIPTARSGHTVVRANSVLILFGGDDTKRRKLNDLHMFDLKSLTWLPLHCTGPRPCSRSNHIAALYNDKILFVFGGASKSRTLNDLYSLDFEAMVWTRIKVHGFHPSPRAGCSGALCGTKWYITGGGSKKKRPAETLIFDVLKYTWSVAVASLPSSITTNKGFSLVLVQHKERDFLVAFGGTKKDPSNQVEVLIMEKVESSMIRRSTLSKVAGTLLSENNNSNNSTSIGLSTQPGNASISSNFDTVSKINLASAIEQHGSGRKSLSESLLVDPNSATGNVSLRKQFYNEETVEVTTTKSLEDKKSFRLMEQATKPLDSGAGNAEEASPMAESGKLSFDKQGRGSLGLEGEELLCQETNCISMTTDSSGVCQTHGAKLASLLRKNSLLEGQLAAAIAAREAVEKNSSSANKSRQEMENRLGDAMKEMELLKEKLTSIELAQEEANSLSNIVHSDNVRLEHDVAFLKAVLDDTQKELHSTRGVLAGERARAFQLQVEVFHLKQRLQSLETRAPTPRKPYQM, from the exons ATGGTCGTCGTTGGCGGTGAATCTTCAAATGGGTTGCTGGAAGATGTCCAG GTACTCAGTTTTGACAGATTTTCGTGGACTCCTGTTTCGTCAAAGCTTTACCTTTCTCCTACTAGCCTTCCTCTAAAAATTCCAGCATGCAAAGGCCACGTATTG GTTCCTTGGGGCAAGAAAGTGCTTCTTATTGGAGGGAAAACCGAATCAGTGAGCGACAGAGTGTCAG TCTGGGCGTTTGACATGGAAGCAGAATGTTGGTCACTTATTGAAGCGAAGGGAGACATTCCG ACTGCACGTAGTGGGCATACAGTTGTTAGGGCAAACTCCGTACTAATTCTATTTGGAGGTGACGATACAAAAAGGAGGAAACTCAACGATCTCCATATGTTTGATCTAAAATCTCTAACGTGGCTTCCTCTTCATTGCAC GGGCCCAAGACCATGCTCAAGATCAAATCATATTGCTGCTCTTTATAATGACAAAATACTCTTTGTTTTTGGTGGGGCATCAAAATCTAGAACCTTGAATGACTTGTACTCTCTTGACTTCGAGGCG ATGGTATGGACAAGAATCAAAGTGCACGGATTTCACCCATCGCCTAGAGCTGGTTGTAGTGGAGCGCTCTGTGGAACAAAGTGGTACATCACGGGTGGTGGTAGCAAGAAAAAAA GGCCTGCAGAGACCTTGATATTTGATGTTTTGAAGTATACTTGGTCAGTTGCTGTTGCATCGCTTCCATCTTCTATCACTACAAACAAG GGTTTTAGTCTCGTTCTTGTGCAGCATAAGGAACGAGATTTCCTTGTTGCATTTGGTGGTACCAAGAAAGATCCATCAAACCAG GTTGAAGTACTTATCATGGAAAAGGTTGAATCATCAATGATCCGAAGATCGACTTTGAGTAAAGTTGCCGGAACCTTGTTGTCCGAGAACAACAACAGTAATAACTCAACCTCCATAGGATTGTCAACTCAACCAGGCAATGCTTCTATTAGTAGCAACTTTGATACTGTCTCGAAAATTAATTTGGCATCAGCCATCGAACAACATGGATCTGGTCGGAAATCCCTATCAGAATCCTTACTTGTCGACCCAAACTCTGCCACTGGAAACGTCTCTCTTCGCAAACAATTTTATAACGAGGAGACTGTGGAGGTGACTACCACAAAGAGCTTAGAAGACAAAAAATCATTTCGG TTGATGGAACAAGCCACAAAACCATTGGACTCTGGTGCTGGAAATGCAGAAGAAGCATCGCCCATGGCTGAATCTGGTAAACTGAGTTTTGATAAACAAGGAAGGGGaagtttaggattagaaggtGAAGAACTCTTATGTCAAGAAACCAACTGTATATCAATGACAACAGATTCATCAGGTGTATGCCAGACACACGGGGCAAAACTAGCCAGCCTTTTAAGAAAGAACAGCCTTCTTGAAGGACAATTGGCAGCTGCAATAGCTGCTCGCGAAGCAGTTGAGAAGAACTCATCGTCTGCCAACAAAAGTCGACAGGAGATGGAGAATAGATTGGGAGACGCAATGAAGGAAATGGAGTTGCTTAAAGAGAAGCTAACCAGTATTGAGTTGGCACAGGAGGAGGCTAACAGCCTCTCTAACATCGTCCACTCTGACAACGTGAGGCTAGAGCATGATGTGGCTTTCCTCAAGGCTGTCTTGGATGATACACAAAAG GAACTACATTCGACTAGAGGGGTCCTTGCTGGGGAGCGTGCAAGAGCATTCCAGCTACAG GTCGAAGTATTCCATCTGAAACAGAGGTTACAGTCACTCGAGACTCGAGCACCAACACCTAGGAAACCTTATCAGATGTAG